The Clostridia bacterium DNA segment AGGCTAGCAAGGTTTTCTATAAAGAAAAAAGTGACCTGGATGATTTCAGATTTCAGAGTGTAATAATAGCTCCTATAGAACTTGATCAGCTATACTCTTCCTTTAGAAGAGCTTCAAGTGCAATAAAAGAAACTTTCTATTCTGAACAGAAGTTTAGTTATCTTAAAACCAAAGCGTTTTCTACCACAAAAATGGTATCAAAATTAAAAAAAATGCTGAGAAAATATAAAAAGATCAACTTCAATAAATATTTTTGTAAAAGGCTCAGCAAACCTGAAGTTATAGTATCTTTTTTAGCAATTCTTGAGTTAGCAAAGAAAAACAAAATTCATATAACCCAAAATAAGATATTTAGCAATATAATAATCCAAGACAAATCTAAGAGAGGGTTAGAAATTGGAAGAAAATAAGATGATATCTATAGTTGAATCTGTTTTATTTGTTTCAGGTGAACCTATAGAAATATCTAAAATATGTGATGTATTAAATATAATCGAATATCAACTTGAAATACTAATTGATAAATATAATAAAAACAGTTTTGGTCTGATTATAACTAAATTGAATAATAAAGTTCAATTATGTACAAAGCCAGAGTATGCTGAATACATCCAGTTGCTAGCAAATCGTGAAAACAGACAAAGACTTACACAGCCTCTATTAGAAACTCTATCAATTATAGCATACAGACAACCGATAACTAGGCAAGAAATTGAGGCTATAAGAGGGGTTAATTCTACAACTTCATTAAACAAGTTGGTAGAATTAGAATTGATAGAAGAGAGGGATAGAAAAGATGCCCCAGGAAGACCTATTTTGTATGGGACAAATGATGCTTTTCTAAGGTATTTTAACATTCAATCTATTGAAGAACTTCCTAAATATCAACAACTGAAAAAAGATACAGAATAAAAATACATGTATAAACATGTATTTTTATTATTTTTTAGAGAAAAATAGAAAAAAGATGCCAACTTGAGGTGTGAATATTGATTACCTCCGCAATAGTATTTTTCGTGTTATTAGTAATGTTATTTATCAATTTAAAGATAAGGGTAAAAGCATATATAAACATGGCCAAAAAAGAGTCATATATAACCTTTAGTGCTTTGGGAGGATTGTTTAATTTAAAGTATGATTTAAAATGGACCAAAAAGACACAAAGAAAAAGAGCAGTTAAATTTATTTGTATAATTAAAGGAATAAAATATATGTTGAACAAGACAACCCTATCTAATCTTTTTTTTCACATGAAGCTTGGTTTAGATGATGCATATTATACCGCATTAGCTACAGGCTTTTTTATTTCGGTGAGCAATATTATACTTAGTATTTTAAAGCAAACTGTAAAAGTTAACAATCAGAATATAAATATATTGCCTTGCTATAACGTGCTCACATTTGAATTGGATTTTGACTGCATAATAAGTATAAAATTAGGTCATATTATTATTGCAGGTTTTAAGATGGTATCATGCAGATAAAGGAGGCGATACTTTTGTCCGAACATCCAATACAATCTATTATGGGAACTACCCTTGAAAATATGAAGGAAATGATAGATGTTAACACAATTGTTGGTGATGCGGTTGAAACGGTAGACGGTACTGTAATAATTCCCATATCTCGTTTGTCCTTTGGATTTGTCACAGGAGGTAGCGAATTTAATGCCAATGGTAAAGAAACAAACAAAAAGCCAAGCGACGAACTCACAAAGGATTCTCACCAAATGCCCTTTGGTGGAGGCACTGGTGCTGGTATTTCTGTATACCCTATGGCTTTTTTAGTGGTGGGACAGGGTCAGATCAGACTTTTACACTTGGCTAACCGCAATACTGCAGATAGAATAGCGGAAATGATACCTGAAATAATGGAGGAAATAAAGAGTATGACCAAAAAGAATAAAGAAAATGTATATGTGAAAAATAATAGTTGATGGACGGATAAAATTCCGTCCTTTAGTTTGACAGTCGATGAGGTGAGCTTATGAAATATATGGCTAAAATTAATATATTTATTTTAGTAATAGTATTTATCATTTCAAGTTGCATAACAGCTTATGCTCAAGTACAACCATCTTGTTCTGCCCGATCATATATTGTTATGGATGTTAACAATTTAAGAGTACTTTATGCCAATAATATAGATGAGAAATTGCCTATGGCAAGCACCACAAAGATAATGACAGCGATTACGGCAATAGAATATGGAAAACCCGATGATACAGTGCAAGCCAGTCAAAAAGCGGTTAAGGCTGAGGGTTCTTCTATATATCTTGAAGTGGGAGAAAAGATGAAGCTGATTGATCTTATTTATGGTCTTATGTTGAGATCTGGGAATGATTCTGCTATTGCTATAGCTGAACATATAGGTGGCTCATCGGAAGAGTTTGCAGTATTGATGAACGATCTAGCAAAAAAGATAGGGGCAAAAAATACAAATTTTAAAAACCCACATGGTTTGGATGAGGAGGGACACTATACAACAGCATATGATTTAGCACTGATTACTTGTTATGCATTAAAAAATTCCGTGTTTAAAGAAATAGTCTCATCCAAACATAAAGAAGTCGAAAGAGAGGGCGAAGATTGGAGGGGGAAATTTACAAATAAAAATAAAATTTTATGGGATTTTGAAGGAGGGGATGGAGTTAAAACAGGTTATACAAAAAAAGCCGGAAGATGCCTTGTATCATCTGCAACTAGAAATGGCCTACAGTTAGTATGTGTTGTTTTAAATTGTGGTCCTATGTTTGAAGAATCTATGGAATTAATGGAACATGCTTTTAAAAATTATGGTGTGTACGATATCTGCAAAAAGGGCGAAACAATAAAAGAAATACCTGTACTAAAAGGTGAAGAGGATTTTGTAAACGCAGTTTGTGAAAATAATTTAAAGGTAACGTTAAAGAGAAGTGAAACAAAAAAAGTGAACCTGATAAAAAGATATGAAAAAAATATAAAAGCTCCAGTGGAGAAAAATAAAATTTGTGGTAAAATAATAGTGAAACTTGGCAATAAGGTGCTGGCTGAAACTAATCTTGTAACCGATAGCCAAATACCAGAAAAGACTTTTATAAGAACATTTGATAAAATAATCAAAAATTGGATCTATTGATATTAAAGGTGGTATGCATGAGGCTTCAAAAGTTCATGGCTCAATGTGGGGTTGCTTCCAGAAGGAAAAGTGAAGAGATAATAACTCAGGGAAGGGTTAAGGTGAATGGAAAGACAGCAAGTCAACCCGGCCTAAAAATAAAACCTGGAGTGGATAAAGTAACTGTAGATGGCAAAAAAATTGTCAAAGAGGACAAAAAGATATACATTCTTTTAAATAAACCTTCAGGATGTGTGACTACAGCTGATGATCAGTTTGGTAGAAAAAAAGTATTAGATTATATAGGTGATATAAATTATAGGATATATCCTGTAGGTAGATTGGATTATGAAACAGAAGGACTTCTTATTCTCACTAATGATGGAGAGTTGACAAACAAATTATTACATCCTCGAAATCAGGTAGAAAAAAGATATCTGGCTATATTAGATGGGGTACCTTCATCAGGAAAACTACATATTTTTAAAAAGGGAATTAGGCTAGAGGATGGGATTACTAGTCCTGCTTTCATTAAAATAAATAAAATAGTTGATGGAAACGCTGTAGTAACTATAGGGATAAAAGAAGGAAGAAACAGACAGATAAGGAGAATGTGTCAAAGGATAGGGCATAAGGTGCTTTATCTTAAGAGAATAGCGATTCAGAACCTCGAAATCGGATCGCTTCAACCAGGGCAATGGAGGTTGCTAAACAATAAAGAGATTAATTATTTAAAAAGTCTATAATTTAGGGGGTTATCAATGATTTCGATTAAAAAAACAAATAAACAACAGAGAAACTTTATACTATCAACTATTGATGAACAGCAATGGAATATTTTTTTTGACTATCTTATAGCAGAACAGGATGGAAAAGTTATTGGAACTATTGGTATGCTATATTTTTTAGATTTTTGCCTCATTGACAATCTTTTTTTATTTGAGGATAAGGAAAACATCCAATTTAAAATAGCATTAATAAAATCAGCATTAAATATGATCGATTTAAGCGGTCAAAAGACTGTTTTCACCAGAAGGATTGTTGAACATGAAAAACTATTTAAAAACTTAGGTTTTAATCATACAAGTCCTAGAAATAATATACAGTCTAATTTTGATAAGGTGTACGGTAGTGGCTGTAGTTTTATGGTATTAAACCTGGACGGATATTTTGATAATAACTGCTCCCATAAATAAGGGAGTTTTTTAAATGTATAGCAAATGACAGGAGAGGAAGAATGGTGAATTTATTATCAAGTACAGTTAAACTGTCTCACGAATTTTTGGAAAAAGTGGTAAGACCCGGACAAACAGTTGTTGACGCAACTGTGGGCAATGGTTATGATACTGTTTTTTTAGCAGAGCTGGTAGGGGAAAAAGGAATAGTATATGGATTTGATATTCAAGACAAAGCGATTAAGGCCACCCAAAAACGGCTTATTGATCATGGGTTGCAACAAAGAGTAGTATTGATAAATGATGGACATCAAAATATTGGCAATTATATCAACACAAATATAAATGGAGTTCTATTCAATCTTGGATATCTGCCCGGCGGGGATCGCTCGATAATAACTTTGCCGGAAAACACGATAAGATGCATAGATATATGTAAAACGAAGTTGGATACTGAAGGTATAATAGTTATATGCCTATATACAGGGCACGATGGTGGATTATATGAGAAAAAAGAGATAATCAAATATGTCAAGGAATTAGATTCCAAAGAATATTCTGTTCTTCACTCATATTTTGTTAACAAACCTAATAACCCTCCTGAGTTAATTATTATTCAAAAGAAATAAAAAAAGAAGGAATCAAGGTGTTTTTGTAGAATAATAGAAGTTGGGCGAGGTTGTTTTATTTGACAAAAACAATTTTGAAGGTTAAACTGGTCAAGGATATATTTTTATTTAATTTAGAACATTGTTTTTATATATATTTTATATTTTTTAACTGGAGGGTTGTGAATGACTACAGATAGCAAGATTGCCGATATGCAACGCAAGAAGATTTCAATTAGGCAAGGTGGCGGCAAGCAAAAGATTGAAGAACAACATTCAAAACAAAAGCTTACCGCTAGAGAGAGGCTGGAGCTATTGTTAGACCAAGGTAGCTTTGTAGAAATTGATGCCTTTGTAGAACATAGATCTACAAACTTTAATATGCCTCAAGTACAAGCCCATGGTGATGGTGTGATAACCGGATATGGAACCATCCAAGATAGATTGGTATTTGTTTATGCCCAGGATTTTACGGTTATTGGTGGTTCCCTAGGGGAGATGCATGCTAAAAAGATTTGCAAGGTAATGGATATGGCCATTGAGATGGGTGCTCCAATAATAGGTCTCAATGATTCTGGCGGTGCAAGAATCCAAGAGGGTATAGATGCTTTAAAGGGATATGGTGAAATATTTTTACGAAACACAAAAGCATCTGGAGTAATACCTCAGATATCTGTTATTATGGGGCCGTGTGCTGGTGGTGCTGTTTATTCTCCTGCTCTAACAGATTTTATATTCATGGTGGACGGTACCAGCAAGATGTTTATAACAGGTCCGCAGGTAATAAAAGCAGCAACTGGCGAAGAAGTTAGTGCTGATGAATTAGGAGGTGCAATGGCTCATAATCAAAAGAGCGGAGTTGCACATTTTGTATATCAGGATGAAAAGACATGTCTTGAGAACTTGAGAAAGTTTATGGGTTTTCTCCCTTCTAATAATTTGGAAGAATCTCCAGGCAATGATATAACTGATGATTTGAACAGACTTTCTTCCGAGCTTAACAAAATAATTCCAGACGAGCCCAACAAAGTATATGATATGAAAAATATTATACTGGAAGTGTTAGATAATAACGATTTCATCGAAGTACAGCCATATTTTGCTCAAAATATTATAACAGGTTTTGGACGCCTTAATGGAAAGACAGTGGGTATAATTGCTAATCAACCAAAAGTGCTTGCAGGTTGTTTAGACATTGATGCTTCAGACAAAGCTGCTAGATTTGTTAGATTCTGTGACTCATTTAATATACCTATCGTTACCTTTACTGATGTTCCGGGTTATCTGCCAGGTGTTTCTCAAGAACATGGCGGCATAATACGACATGGTGCCAAACTGCTTTTTGCATATTCCGAGGCTACTGTGCCCAAGATAAACGTAATAGTGAGAAAAGCATATGGTGGGGCATATATCGCTATGAGCAGCAAGCACTTAGGAGCAGATATTGTTCTAGCTTGGCCTACTGCCGAAATAGCTGTAATGGGACCTGAAGGTGCTGCTAATATAGTATTTAGAAAAGAGATAGAAGAATCCCAAGATCCTCAGACCTTTAGACAGACTAAAATACAGGAATACAGGGATGAGTTTGCAAATCCGTATAAGGCTGCTGCCAGGGGTTATGTAGACGATATAATAGAACCTGAAGCAACTAGACCAAGATTGATAAATGCTATTGAGATGTTAGCTAGCAAGAGGCAAAGCGGCCTTAAGAAGAAACACGGAAATATTCCCGTATAAGGCTTAACCCTACGAGAGGAGTGAAAGTATGGATAAATTATCAAATGGATTGATTGTTACTTTTTTGGGGATGGGTACTGTATTTATAGTCCTTATAGCGCTAGTATACATACTCAACCTGCTTAAGGTATTGATCTATGATAATCAGAACAGAGCTAAAAAAAACACAGCTATAACAAAAATTGAGACGGATATCAATGATGTTTCTGAAAACAATGATGAAGATGCACAATGTAATGATGACCATCAAAAAGATGAATTTGAATTGATTGCAGTAATAACAGCGGCAATAGCTGCAAGTTTGAATACTTCCACACATAATATCGTTGTGCGTTCAATAAAACGGTTTCCTGACAACATACCTGTGTGGAACAAAATAGCCAGACAGGAACAGTTAAATAGATAATGCGATAGATTCGAAAGGGAGGAATATATATATGAGAAAATTTGCGATCACTGTTAATGGTAAATCATATGAAGTAGAAGTAGAAGAGATAAATGATGGTAGCACTGTTACAACTAGACCAGCGCCTCAGCCAACTGCTCAAGTTGTTGATAAAAACCAATCTAATGAGACTAAAAAACCAGCTTCTAAACCATCTGCCTCTGTACCTACAGGTGCACAAGAAATAAAAGCTCCGATGCCCGGCAATATATTGGATGTAAAGATAAATAACGGAGACAGCATCAAAAAAGGAGACGTTATGTTTATATTAGAAGCGATGAAGATGGAAAATGAGATAATGGCTCCTGAAGACGGAACCGTTGCATCAGTAAATGTAAGCAAAGGTGCTACTGTTGATACAGGAGATGTGCTAGCATCATTACAATAAATTTAATTAAATGTATTTGCAATAAGGAAGTGAGGCGAAACAGATGGAGAAATTATCTTTTAGCAAAGCTTTGATAGATTTTCTTAAGAATACAGGTTTTGCGCAAATTGATTACAGACAGTTGATAATGCTAACTGTAGCATGTATATTGCTATATCTTGCAATAAAAAAGAAGTATGAGCCACTTTTGCTTTTACCTATAGCTTTTGGAATGATTCTTGCGAATTTGCCTGCAGCAGGATTGATGGCAGAGCCAATTTATAATAAAACGACAGGCGAACTGGAACAAATAGGCGGATTACTTTATTATCTATACCGGGGTGTAGAGTTAGGAATCTATCCACCGATCATTTTTCTAGGGATAGGAGCCATGACAGATTTTGGTCCTTTGATAGCCAATCCTAAAAGTTTATTATTAGGAGCTTCTGCCCAGTTCGGTATATTCCTTACATTTATAGGTGCACTTTTTCTCGGGTTTACAGGCCCAGAAGCAGCCTCAATAGGTATAATAGGCGGGGCCGATGGACCAACAGCTATATTTTTGACTTCGCGTTTAGCACCTCATCTACTGGGACCTATAGCCGTGGCAGCTTATTCATATATGGCTTTAGTACCTATAATTCAGCCACCAATAATGAAAGCTTTGACCACTAAAGAAGAGAGAATGATAGTCATGGAACAGCTTCGTCCTGTGTCTAAACTTGAAAAAATATTATTTCCTATTGTTGTTACAATACTTGGAAGTCTTTTGCTTCCTTCTGCTGCCCCATTATTGGGTATGCTGATGTTAGGAAATCTTTTCAGAGAAAGTCTAGTTGTAGATAGGCTTAGCAAGACAGCACAAAACGAGTTGATAAATATCGTAACTATATTTTTAGGTGTGACAGTAGGAGCTACTGCTAATGCTGAAACATTCTTAAGTCCGCAGACTATCGGTATTATAGTTTTAGGGCTCATTGCTTTTTCATTTGGTACAGCGACAGGTACTTTGTTCGGAAAGCTGATGTGCAAATTGAGCGGTGGAAAGATAAATCCTTTGATTGGATCAGCAGGGGTTTCAGCAGTTCCGATGGCTGCACGTGTTGCACAAACAGTGGGACAAAAAGAAAATCCGAGCAATTTTCTACTCATGCATGCGATGGGACCTAACGTTGCAGGTGTCATAGGTTCAGCGATTGCTGCAGGGGTTCTGCTCTCTTTGTTCGGATAATATGGGAGTAAATTTGATTAAGGAGGCAAATTTGATGGCAAAAGTTAAAATTACTGATACAATACTCAGAGATGCTCATCAATCTCAGGCAGCAACTAGGATGAAAACGGAAGATATGCTTCCTATAGCCAATAAATTAGACCAGGTAGGGTACTATTCTTTAGAGGCATGGGGAGGAGCTACTTTTGATTCCTGTCTTCGATATTTAAATGAAGACCCATGGGATAGGTTGAGACAATTAAAAAAGGCTATTCCAAACACAAAACTACAAATGCTCTTGAGAGGACAAAATCTTCTAGGATATAAGCATTATCCTGATGACGTTGTAGATCTTTTCGTTAAAAAAGCCAAGGAAAACGGCGTGGATATATTTAGAATATTTGATGCATTAAATGATACTAGAAATATGGAACAGGCCATAAAATCAACCAAAAAATACGGTGGACACGTACAAGCAGCTATAAGTTATACTACTAGCCCCGTCCATACTGTTGATTATTTTGTTAAACTGGCAGTTGAATTGGAAAAAATGGGTGCTGATACTATTTGTATAAAAGATATGGCCAATTTGTTACTACCATATAAAGCCTATGAATTAGTAAAAAAGATGAAACAGGCTATAAAAATACCTATACATTTACACACTCATAATTCAAGTGGTACCGGATCAATGGTATACTTAAAAGCAATAGAAGCAGGTGCAGATATAATTGATACTGCACTATCGCCTTTAGGGAACGGTACATCACAACCTGCTACTGAACCAATGGTTGCAACTCTAGCAGGTACCGAATATGATACTGGGTTAGATCTTGACCTGCTCAATGAAATAGCCGAGCATTTTAAAGAGGTAGCGGATCAGCTCAAACATCAGGGTTTTTTAAATGAAAAAGTTTTAGGTATAAATATCAAAACATTGATATATCAGGTACCAGGCGGGATGCTTTCTAATTTGCTGTCACAACTGACGCAGCAGAACGCAGAGGATAAATTCGAGCAAGTATTAGAGGAAGTGCCTATGGTTAGGAAAGACTTCGGATATCCGCCCCTTGTTACGCCAACCAGTCAAATTGTAGGTACTCAAGCAGTATTGAATGTACTTACAGGGAAAAGATATCAAATGGTAACAAATGAGTCAAAAGCTTTACTCAGGGGAGAGTATGGACGCTTGCCAGGAGAAGTAAATCCAGACGTTCAGAAAAAGATAATAGGGGATGAACAACCTATAGATTACCGCCCTGCAGATGATATAGAGCCTGCTCTTGATAAATATAGAGATGAGATAAAGGAATATATTGAACAAGAGGAGGATGTGCTTTCATATGCGCTCTTCCCACAGGTAGCAATTAATTTCTTTAAATACAGACAGGCACAAAAATATAAAATAGACAGCACATTGCTGGACAAGGAAGATCAGATACATCCTGTATAATAGAGTATAAAGCCCTATCTAAAAGATAGGGCTTTATAGCAGTTGTTGTTATATTTTTTTAAACCTTGCTTTTTGAGGAACTGATATGAAAGCAAGTAAACTACTCATACTTTTATATCAGCTCCTTGTTCTATGTTTTATAAAATTTGACTTTGTAACAATCGTTATAAAGCGAGGAGGAATATACATGAATATACTCATAACAAACGATGATGGAATTTATTCTGAAGGCATAAAATATCTAGCCAACACTCTAAAGGATATAGCTAAAATATATGTGGTCGCTCCTGACAGAGAGAGAAGTGCCATCGGCCATGCAATAACTATGCACAGACCTATAAGAATACAAAAAAAAGATCTGTTTATTTCAGGTGTAAATGCGTTTAGCAGTACCGGAACCCCTGCAGATTGTATTAAGCTAGCTATAGACGAATTTTTAAAAATAAAACCTGATATAATTATTTCCGGAATAAATATTGGTTTAAATATAGGTACTGACATAATATATTCAGGTACTGTTGCAGCCGCCATCGAAGCATCAGTTATGGGTGTTCCTTCTATAGCGATTTCAGTAGAAAACGGCATAGAACAAAATTTTATCTATGCTTCTCGAACTTGTAAAAAAGTTATAAATGGACTACAGGCCAAAAGAATCCCTGAAGAATTTATATTGAATATAAATATACCTGATATAAATAGGACAGAAATAAAAGGAACTAAAATCACACAAATGGGTATAAGAAAATATAAAGATAACTACATAAAACGAAAAGATCCGAGAGGAACAGATTATTATTGGTTAGCTGGCCAGTTGATTGAAGAAAAAAACAATAAAAATACAGATGTATCAGCGATAAAGGAAGGGTATATATCAGTTACCCCAATCACATATAATCTTACGGATATAAATATGTTTCATCGGCTGCAAAAATCGGACTTAAACAATTAAATAATAGTTACATCCAGTCAACATTATGTTAGAATATAGTAAAAAGAATCTCATATTCAGGACTAGGATATAAATTACTAATATCTTGAAATAGATTCTGTAATAGCTTGGGAGGATGCACATGGATGAAAGTCATGACCTCATCAAAAGAATAAATTCTACATATAGCAGGATGAGCAAAGGACAGAAACTTATATCTGAATATATAATAAATAATTATGAAAAAGCAGCTTATATGACTGCATCACAACTTGGTCAAACTGTAGGTGTAAGCGAATCAACAGTGGTTAGATTTGCAAATTTGCTTGAATATGATGGTTATCCTAAATTGCTTAAGGCCATGAGGGAACTGGTGCGCGCAAAGCTGACTACAGCACAGCGAATTGAGTTATCAACAGAACTAAACAAATCAACAATACTCCATAGTGTTTTAAAAGCCGATATGAACAACATAAAAGCTACAATAGATGAGATAGACTCCAGCGTATTTGATATGGTTGTCGAAGATATATTTAAAGCGGAAAAAGTTTATATAATCGGTTTGCGAAGTGCTGCCCCTATAGCTCAATTTCTAGCATATTATCTAAACTTTATACTTGATAATGTAAAAGTTGTGACCTATGGTTTTGGGGATATCTTTGAACAAATTATGAAAGTAAACAAAAAAGACCTAGTGATAGGTATTAGCTTTCCTAGGTATTCCCGAAGGACGATTGAATTGCTCAAATTTTCAAAAGATGAAGGGGCTACTATAGTCGGTCTGACCGATAGTAAGACATCGCCCTTAAACAATATCGCTCATCATACTCTGATCGCCAGAAGTGATATGGCTTCCTTTGTGGACTCATTAGTCGCACCTTTAAGTCTTATAAATGCACTTATTGTTTCTGTTGGATTAAAAAAACAAGA contains these protein-coding regions:
- a CDS encoding MurR/RpiR family transcriptional regulator: MDESHDLIKRINSTYSRMSKGQKLISEYIINNYEKAAYMTASQLGQTVGVSESTVVRFANLLEYDGYPKLLKAMRELVRAKLTTAQRIELSTELNKSTILHSVLKADMNNIKATIDEIDSSVFDMVVEDIFKAEKVYIIGLRSAAPIAQFLAYYLNFILDNVKVVTYGFGDIFEQIMKVNKKDLVIGISFPRYSRRTIELLKFSKDEGATIVGLTDSKTSPLNNIAHHTLIARSDMASFVDSLVAPLSLINALIVSVGLKKQDEIYKSFNKLEKIWENYKIY
- the surE gene encoding 5'/3'-nucleotidase SurE, producing the protein MNILITNDDGIYSEGIKYLANTLKDIAKIYVVAPDRERSAIGHAITMHRPIRIQKKDLFISGVNAFSSTGTPADCIKLAIDEFLKIKPDIIISGINIGLNIGTDIIYSGTVAAAIEASVMGVPSIAISVENGIEQNFIYASRTCKKVINGLQAKRIPEEFILNINIPDINRTEIKGTKITQMGIRKYKDNYIKRKDPRGTDYYWLAGQLIEEKNNKNTDVSAIKEGYISVTPITYNLTDINMFHRLQKSDLNN